Proteins encoded in a region of the Thermodesulfobacteriota bacterium genome:
- a CDS encoding DUF2917 domain-containing protein — MGDSIGAGRRELAANGTLAARAGRRGLRVRCRRGTCAVTREGDRSDYVLHAGAVFEVRAPGLLVVWALTPAAVELERPPRAGLPTAFAAWRRLVAGVEAAVSLIRARAG, encoded by the coding sequence ATGGGCGATTCAATAGGGGCGGGACGGCGGGAGCTCGCAGCAAACGGCACCCTGGCGGCAAGGGCGGGCCGCCGGGGTCTTCGGGTACGGTGCCGCAGGGGCACCTGCGCGGTGACCCGGGAGGGCGACCGGTCGGACTATGTGCTCCATGCCGGCGCCGTGTTCGAGGTGCGCGCGCCCGGCCTCCTGGTGGTGTGGGCCCTGACCCCGGCAGCCGTCGAGCTGGAAAGGCCCCCGCGGGCCGGGCTACCCACCGCCTTCGCGGCATGGCGCCGCCTCGTTGCCGGGGTCGAAGCGGCGGTGTCGCTCATCAGGGCGCGGGCGGGGTGA